The proteins below are encoded in one region of Brachyspira intermedia PWS/A:
- a CDS encoding HAD-IIA family hydrolase, with amino-acid sequence MISIISDMDGVIYRGNNLIEGAEDFIKMLLYKNVPFLFLTNNAEQTPRDLKRKLESLGVNGLDEKHFFTAAQATAIFLQRQLANGTAYVIGTGGLVSELYNVGYSINDVNPDYVVVGKTNAFNFDMLQKAVHLINKGAKFIGCNPDIVDPAPNGELIPAVGPILAAIETATGKKPYIVGKPNPIMMSIAKNQINAHSENTLMVGDRMDTDILGGLGAGMKTALVLSGVTTKAIMEEFPYRPNYIFNSVAEIDIEKL; translated from the coding sequence ATGATTAGTATAATATCAGATATGGACGGAGTTATATACAGAGGCAATAATTTAATAGAAGGTGCAGAAGATTTCATAAAAATGTTATTGTATAAAAATGTACCTTTTCTATTTTTAACAAATAATGCCGAACAAACTCCTAGAGATTTAAAAAGAAAATTAGAATCATTGGGCGTAAACGGATTAGATGAAAAACATTTTTTCACAGCAGCACAGGCAACAGCTATATTCCTACAAAGACAGCTTGCAAACGGTACTGCTTATGTAATAGGAACAGGCGGACTTGTAAGCGAATTATATAATGTGGGATATAGTATCAATGATGTTAATCCTGATTATGTAGTAGTTGGGAAAACTAATGCCTTTAATTTTGATATGCTTCAAAAGGCAGTGCATCTTATTAATAAAGGTGCAAAATTTATAGGCTGCAATCCGGATATAGTAGACCCTGCTCCTAATGGAGAATTAATACCTGCAGTAGGTCCTATACTTGCAGCAATAGAAACAGCTACAGGTAAAAAGCCTTATATTGTAGGTAAGCCGAATCCTATTATGATGTCTATAGCTAAAAATCAAATAAATGCACATAGTGAAAATACATTGATGGTTGGCGATAGAATGGATACAGATATATTGGGAGGACTTGGTGCTGGTATGAAAACGGCTTTAGTACTTTCAGGAGTTACTACAAAAGCAATAATGGAAGAGTTTCCATACAGACCAAATTATATATTTAATTCTGTTGCAGAAATAGATATAGAAAAATTATAA
- a CDS encoding MFS transporter: MSNLLFIIMTLLWLSLYVYIPYQVPYLSSINISTSMIGIIIGVYGGAQVFLKFTFGILNDYVGKCKVFILLAGILTFLGAIIRLFNLNAVGFLMGGILCGISASIWTVFMVLYASYFDKSQEYKATSKSLVASVSGMFLAFLIAAFSYNKFGMKFLLYVSAVSGVLVFILGIFLQDRKSSKKLSIKGLLSVIKNKRLVIFSVLAIVMQGIQMAAIVSFTLNRIKELGGSDQNVGMASITGMFFAILGAFAPSRIKNENNIKKYIPIFFVVMALYCITVILSDNVYVIIVSQSFGGFSSGILASLLTSESIKEIDTNKKSSAMGFFQSTYSFGIFIFPIITGKLIDMYSINIAYIVLAVISLLSAVISIIYYMGNRYKK, encoded by the coding sequence ATGTCTAATTTATTATTTATTATAATGACTCTTTTATGGCTTTCATTATATGTTTATATACCATATCAGGTTCCTTATTTATCATCTATCAATATAAGTACATCTATGATAGGAATTATTATAGGTGTTTACGGCGGTGCACAAGTGTTTTTAAAATTCACATTTGGTATTCTTAATGATTATGTAGGCAAATGCAAAGTATTTATATTACTGGCTGGAATTCTCACTTTTCTTGGAGCTATTATAAGATTGTTTAATTTAAATGCAGTAGGATTTTTGATGGGCGGAATTTTATGCGGAATATCAGCTTCAATTTGGACAGTATTTATGGTTTTATATGCCTCTTATTTTGATAAAAGCCAAGAATATAAAGCTACAAGCAAATCTTTAGTTGCAAGTGTATCCGGTATGTTTTTAGCATTTTTAATAGCAGCTTTTTCTTATAATAAATTCGGAATGAAATTTCTTCTTTATGTAAGTGCTGTTTCAGGAGTATTAGTTTTTATATTGGGTATTTTTCTTCAAGATAGAAAAAGCAGTAAAAAATTATCAATAAAAGGCTTATTATCCGTTATCAAAAATAAAAGATTAGTAATATTTTCAGTGCTTGCTATAGTAATGCAGGGAATACAGATGGCAGCTATTGTATCATTCACTTTAAATAGAATAAAAGAACTTGGCGGAAGTGATCAAAATGTAGGTATGGCATCAATAACAGGTATGTTCTTTGCTATATTAGGAGCCTTTGCCCCAAGCAGAATAAAAAATGAAAACAATATAAAGAAGTATATACCAATATTTTTTGTTGTTATGGCTTTATACTGTATTACTGTAATATTAAGCGATAATGTATATGTTATAATAGTCTCTCAAAGTTTTGGAGGTTTTTCTTCAGGAATACTAGCCTCTTTATTAACAAGCGAATCAATAAAAGAAATAGATACAAATAAGAAATCATCAGCAATGGGATTTTTCCAATCTACATATTCATTCGGTATTTTTATATTCCCTATAATAACTGGTAAATTAATAGATATGTACTCTATAAATATAGCATACATTGTACTTGCTGTAATTTCTTTATTATCTGCTGTAATTTCAATTATTTATTATATGGGAAATAGATATAAAAAATAA
- a CDS encoding DMT family transporter, translated as MSENSKSNNNVGYIFAILAVIIWSGNFVAARFLVNLTPIEISFYRWLVTFLVLTPFCIKKLLETIKYIKGIWIQVIILSILSVTLFNTFVYMAAHTSNATNMSLLATLSPIVIALISRVVWKTKLSIYQKIGLLAVIIGVVILITKGSIEVLMKLQFAIGDFYMLIAVIIFSIYTLILRIKPKEMPHHIFFYLMVIIGFIPLMAAMIYLYISNNAHALNMQTGLILLYVGVFPSALGFIFWNIAIAKIGAIKGAIIYDSVPFFSSLEAVILLNEKLLLSQVLGGILILIGIIYSSIGDKIADKIKNRK; from the coding sequence ATGTCAGAAAATAGTAAATCAAATAATAATGTAGGTTATATATTCGCAATACTAGCAGTTATTATATGGAGCGGTAATTTTGTAGCTGCTAGATTTCTTGTAAACTTAACTCCAATAGAAATTTCTTTTTACAGATGGTTAGTTACTTTTTTGGTATTAACTCCATTCTGTATAAAAAAACTATTAGAAACTATTAAGTACATAAAAGGAATATGGATACAAGTTATAATACTCTCAATATTAAGTGTTACTCTGTTTAATACATTTGTATATATGGCAGCACATACGAGTAATGCTACAAATATGTCTTTGCTTGCCACTTTATCTCCTATAGTAATAGCATTAATAAGCAGAGTTGTATGGAAAACAAAATTAAGTATATATCAAAAAATAGGATTATTAGCTGTAATAATAGGAGTTGTTATTTTAATCACTAAAGGAAGCATAGAAGTTCTAATGAAACTTCAATTTGCTATAGGTGATTTTTATATGCTAATAGCCGTTATAATATTTTCAATATATACTTTAATTCTAAGAATCAAACCTAAAGAAATGCCTCATCATATTTTCTTTTATCTTATGGTTATCATAGGATTTATACCTTTAATGGCGGCAATGATATATTTATATATTTCTAATAATGCTCATGCTTTAAATATGCAAACAGGATTAATACTTTTATATGTGGGTGTTTTTCCTTCAGCATTAGGATTTATATTTTGGAATATAGCTATTGCTAAAATAGGTGCTATAAAAGGAGCTATAATATATGATTCTGTTCCTTTCTTTTCATCTTTAGAGGCTGTTATACTTCTAAATGAGAAATTATTATTATCTCAAGTACTAGGCGGAATATTAATACTTATAGGTATAATATACAGCAGCATAGGCGATAAAATAGCAGATAAAATAAAAAATAGAAAATAA
- a CDS encoding DUF2147 domain-containing protein yields MKKKFLFVSALLMLSVLVLNAQNVKANDVVGLWYAEKDSLGRIPVVEIYEENGRYYGYSFAYKEPYNGPDSLDEKNPDPELRKLPLKGLVYIMGLVFDKKEWNGGKIYNPYDGKTYNSKMSIDKDGKLVLRGSIDKAGLLGKSMKWTRVPDSEKSRFTPLKKSELRKFN; encoded by the coding sequence ATGAAGAAAAAATTTTTATTTGTTTCAGCATTACTAATGCTTTCAGTATTAGTTTTAAATGCTCAAAATGTTAAAGCTAATGATGTGGTAGGCTTATGGTATGCTGAAAAAGATTCTCTTGGAAGAATACCTGTAGTAGAAATTTATGAAGAAAATGGAAGATATTACGGATATTCTTTTGCTTATAAAGAGCCATATAATGGACCTGATAGTTTAGATGAAAAAAATCCTGATCCTGAACTTAGAAAACTTCCATTAAAAGGTTTAGTTTATATCATGGGATTAGTTTTCGATAAAAAAGAATGGAATGGCGGAAAAATATATAATCCTTATGATGGAAAAACTTATAACAGTAAAATGTCTATAGATAAAGACGGCAAACTTGTTTTAAGAGGCTCTATTGATAAAGCAGGACTTCTTGGTAAATCTATGAAATGGACTAGAGTTCCTGATTCTGAAAAATCAAGATTTACACCTCTTAAAAAGTCTGAATTAAGAAAATTTAATTAA
- a CDS encoding DUF2147 domain-containing protein, producing the protein MKNKIITILIFTMISSIIAFAQNADDIVGLWYSQADAKNRVSVVQVYKENNKYYAYSFAYQNSTDTVNDVNNPKAELRNLPLKGLVYLYDLEFSKGEWKGGKIYNPEQGKTYNAKASISDNKQELKIKATIDGAGLFGKTLTWKKVPSNEVSKYTPLNKSELRKLN; encoded by the coding sequence ATGAAAAATAAAATAATAACAATATTAATTTTTACAATGATATCAAGTATAATTGCTTTCGCACAAAATGCTGATGATATAGTAGGCTTATGGTACAGTCAGGCTGATGCAAAAAATAGAGTTTCTGTAGTTCAAGTATATAAAGAGAATAATAAATACTATGCTTATTCATTTGCCTATCAGAATTCTACTGATACTGTAAATGATGTTAATAATCCTAAAGCAGAATTAAGAAACTTGCCTTTAAAAGGACTTGTATATTTATATGATTTAGAGTTTTCAAAAGGAGAATGGAAAGGCGGTAAAATATATAATCCAGAGCAGGGCAAAACATATAATGCCAAAGCTAGTATTTCAGATAACAAGCAGGAGTTAAAAATAAAAGCTACTATAGATGGTGCAGGACTTTTTGGTAAAACTCTTACTTGGAAGAAAGTACCTAGCAATGAAGTTTCTAAATATACGCCATTAAATAAAAGTGAATTAAGAAAACTCAATTAA
- a CDS encoding phytoene desaturase family protein, with the protein MIKEYINMTNNNKYDIVIIGSGLGGLTSGAYLAKKGKKVLVLESHNIVGGCATVYKRKNVKFEVGLHEMDMAKKSRDGKYPILKQLGIYDRVDFVKLPQTWRIKTESTDLVIPEGYQNVMNTLEKEFPEEKGGIKKYFGGLSRMMYMIRRLPYDLKFFDFLFYPITTFPMNLYHLFTQKKLGNVLDSIIKSDKLKRILNINITYYHDNPYEFTWYYHACAQGGYYNQACFIKGGSQNLSNALADIIRENGGEVRVSSEVKKINVKGNIAEGVTYFDKRAKEEVTVNADYVIANAAPKVVYDELLPKGYEDKRINKLKNSVSLYTVYIIFKKKFTELYPNNAYSTFISTEKMLNTPFKEDAKGQRNIPVEDRNFVFVDYSTIDSGLVEEGDERSFAVLTGPSYLDEWKDLSDEDYKAKKKELAEKLIDRAEKHYPGFRDNIEYYEVATPKTIKRYIKTPEGTAYGFVQDGYLKKSRSVRVSPTVKNLHFASAWGFPGGGFTGAIMSGYLAARNILFPIKPYIVLRILLCSAFGTAVGTIHHWLPALMNLFK; encoded by the coding sequence ATTATAAAGGAGTATATAAATATGACTAACAATAACAAATACGATATAGTAATAATAGGTTCAGGATTAGGAGGATTAACTTCAGGAGCTTATTTAGCAAAAAAAGGAAAGAAAGTTTTAGTTTTAGAAAGTCACAATATAGTTGGCGGATGTGCCACAGTATATAAAAGAAAAAATGTTAAGTTTGAAGTAGGTCTTCATGAAATGGATATGGCTAAAAAAAGCAGAGATGGAAAATATCCTATATTAAAACAATTAGGTATTTATGACAGAGTTGATTTTGTTAAATTGCCTCAAACTTGGAGAATAAAAACAGAGTCTACAGATTTAGTTATACCTGAAGGCTATCAGAATGTTATGAATACATTAGAAAAAGAATTCCCAGAGGAGAAAGGCGGTATTAAAAAATATTTCGGCGGGCTTTCAAGAATGATGTATATGATAAGAAGACTTCCTTATGACTTGAAGTTTTTTGATTTCTTATTTTATCCTATAACAACATTCCCAATGAATTTATATCATTTATTTACACAAAAGAAACTTGGAAATGTTTTGGATTCAATCATAAAAAGTGATAAGTTAAAAAGGATATTAAATATTAATATAACTTACTATCATGATAATCCTTATGAATTTACTTGGTATTATCATGCTTGTGCTCAAGGCGGATACTATAATCAAGCTTGTTTTATCAAAGGCGGAAGTCAAAACTTATCAAATGCTTTAGCTGATATAATAAGAGAAAACGGCGGAGAGGTGAGAGTTTCTTCAGAAGTGAAAAAAATAAATGTTAAAGGAAATATTGCTGAAGGTGTTACTTACTTTGACAAAAGAGCAAAAGAGGAAGTTACAGTGAATGCTGATTATGTAATAGCTAATGCTGCACCTAAAGTGGTATATGATGAGCTTCTTCCAAAAGGATATGAGGATAAGAGAATAAATAAACTTAAAAACTCTGTATCATTATACACAGTTTACATAATATTTAAGAAGAAATTTACAGAGCTTTATCCTAACAATGCATACTCTACTTTTATAAGTACAGAAAAAATGTTGAATACTCCATTTAAAGAAGATGCTAAAGGACAAAGAAACATACCAGTAGAAGATAGAAACTTTGTATTTGTTGATTATTCTACAATAGATAGCGGACTTGTAGAAGAAGGCGATGAACGTTCATTTGCGGTATTGACAGGGCCTTCATATTTAGATGAATGGAAAGATTTAAGCGATGAAGATTATAAAGCTAAAAAGAAAGAATTAGCAGAAAAATTGATAGACAGAGCAGAAAAGCATTATCCGGGATTCAGAGATAATATTGAGTATTATGAAGTTGCTACACCAAAAACAATAAAGAGATATATTAAAACTCCAGAGGGTACAGCTTATGGATTTGTTCAAGATGGTTATTTGAAAAAAAGCCGTTCTGTGAGAGTATCTCCTACAGTTAAGAATTTACATTTTGCTAGTGCTTGGGGATTTCCCGGCGGCGGATTTACAGGTGCTATAATGAGCGGATATTTAGCAGCAAGAAATATATTATTCCCTATAAAGCCTTATATAGTGTTGAGAATACTTCTTTGTTCAGCATTCGGAACTGCTGTGGGTACTATACATCACTGGCTTCCTGCTTTGATGAATTTGTTTAAGTAA
- a CDS encoding M42 family metallopeptidase, which produces MNDVLNLMKDLTNAFGPSGFEDDVIEIIKKNTSFIDNERDSINNLYLGLQKIDSSKPIVGLDCHIDEIGFMAEHINDNGTISFIPLGGWHIPNIVSNSVVIKSSSGEYVKGVIGSKPPHFMTDEDKRRLPTLQDMYIDVGTRSKKETEEIFGIQIGDPIVPDVDFRYDDRTKSICAKAIDNRVGALCVIETLKALKDEKLDVNLVGMMTAQEEVGTRGAAVAANKVKPDLVIVFEGSPADDTFYYGDRAHGAIGRGSQLRVIDGGMITNPRLNKYTIEIAKKNNLAHQVIVREKGSTNGAVYHKTNLGSPSVVLGVATRYAHSHYCYCSYDDIVASVEIAKALIKTLNKEKIKEF; this is translated from the coding sequence ATGAATGATGTTTTAAATTTAATGAAAGATTTAACTAATGCATTCGGACCTTCAGGTTTTGAAGATGATGTTATAGAAATTATAAAAAAGAATACTTCATTTATAGACAATGAAAGAGATTCAATCAATAATTTATATTTAGGGCTTCAAAAAATAGACAGCTCTAAACCTATAGTAGGATTGGATTGTCATATAGATGAAATAGGATTTATGGCAGAACATATAAATGATAATGGTACAATATCTTTTATACCTTTGGGAGGCTGGCATATACCAAATATAGTATCAAATTCTGTTGTAATAAAATCTTCTTCAGGCGAATATGTTAAAGGAGTAATAGGCTCAAAACCTCCTCACTTTATGACTGATGAAGATAAAAGACGCTTACCTACTTTGCAAGACATGTATATTGATGTAGGCACTAGAAGCAAAAAAGAAACTGAAGAGATATTTGGCATACAAATAGGAGATCCTATTGTACCTGATGTTGATTTCAGATATGATGACAGAACTAAAAGCATATGTGCAAAAGCTATAGATAACAGAGTCGGTGCTTTATGTGTAATAGAAACTTTAAAAGCTTTAAAGGATGAAAAATTAGATGTTAACTTAGTAGGAATGATGACAGCTCAGGAAGAAGTTGGTACTAGAGGTGCTGCCGTTGCTGCTAATAAAGTAAAGCCTGATTTAGTTATAGTTTTTGAAGGTTCTCCTGCAGATGATACTTTCTACTATGGTGATAGGGCTCATGGTGCTATAGGAAGAGGTTCTCAGCTTAGAGTAATTGACGGCGGTATGATAACAAATCCTAGATTAAATAAATACACAATAGAAATAGCTAAAAAAAATAATTTGGCTCATCAGGTTATAGTTCGTGAAAAAGGTTCTACTAACGGAGCTGTTTATCATAAAACTAATTTAGGTTCTCCAAGCGTGGTATTGGGTGTTGCAACAAGATATGCACACAGTCATTACTGCTATTGTTCTTATGATGATATAGTTGCTTCTGTAGAAATAGCAAAAGCATTGATAAAGACTTTAAACAAAGAGAAAATAAAAGAATTTTAA
- a CDS encoding sialidase family protein, whose translation MKINILNENVIFENENLYPAFPSIIKLDNHRCMVSFRTAPKIKKNYSHLHSLSKAMLAIININKNSVEKVFEFGEYDEAAKQDAQLFRIDDKTIMAYYFRYTFHPMNEKELFKDYTFIEYNNTIALLSGIGICISYDNGKTFSKPYIIEADNMKHFAVRGSICKINNEILLPIYAYKKNINKNNCKYQCHIISSKDSINWKLKTFLCETEFKKINGKKSRIEYVEPSLLNYKNNIIAFIRTHINNEYGVTSISYSNDKGKTFSKPMFTDIKGYPLNPLILNDGKLLLTYGYRLKPYGMRAIVFDNADDIFDIDKINYKANNEEIIIDSDMKSTDCGYPWCIENNGIISCVYYGYKDKNKIRKIYMKRFTLI comes from the coding sequence ATGAAAATTAATATTTTAAATGAGAATGTTATATTTGAAAATGAAAATTTATACCCAGCTTTTCCTAGCATTATTAAACTTGATAATCATAGATGTATGGTAAGTTTTAGAACTGCTCCAAAAATAAAAAAGAATTATTCGCATCTGCATTCATTAAGTAAAGCAATGCTTGCAATTATTAATATAAATAAAAATAGTGTAGAAAAAGTATTTGAATTTGGCGAGTATGATGAAGCAGCAAAGCAGGATGCACAGCTTTTTAGAATAGATGATAAAACTATAATGGCATACTATTTTAGATATACATTTCATCCTATGAATGAAAAAGAATTATTTAAAGATTATACTTTTATAGAATATAATAATACAATAGCACTTTTAAGCGGAATAGGTATATGTATAAGCTATGATAATGGAAAAACTTTTTCAAAGCCATATATTATAGAAGCTGATAATATGAAGCATTTTGCCGTTAGAGGAAGTATATGCAAAATTAATAATGAAATACTTCTTCCTATATATGCTTATAAAAAAAATATTAATAAAAATAATTGTAAATATCAATGTCATATAATATCTTCTAAAGATTCAATTAATTGGAAGTTAAAAACTTTTTTATGCGAAACAGAGTTTAAAAAGATAAACGGAAAAAAATCAAGAATAGAATATGTTGAACCTTCTTTGCTTAATTATAAAAATAATATAATAGCATTTATAAGAACTCATATAAATAATGAATACGGAGTTACATCTATAAGCTATTCTAATGATAAAGGTAAAACTTTTTCAAAACCTATGTTTACAGATATTAAAGGATACCCTCTTAATCCTCTTATTTTAAATGATGGAAAATTACTTCTTACTTATGGATATAGATTAAAACCTTATGGAATGAGAGCCATTGTTTTTGATAATGCAGATGATATATTCGATATAGATAAAATTAATTACAAAGCGAATAATGAAGAAATTATAATAGATTCTGATATGAAAAGCACAGACTGCGGTTATCCTTGGTGTATTGAAAATAATGGTATAATATCATGCGTATATTATGGTTATAAAGATAAAAATAAAATTAGAAAAATATATATGAAAAGGTTTACATTAATTTAA
- a CDS encoding tetratricopeptide repeat protein, with translation MNKKNRRKINNIKRRKKYHKKNIKSNKIKNLQESITNKAKEYINEENIQKIKDTAGKGFEKAKNFTSENIDKFQKYLDEQNFKGKLQNMANAGMDKIKEHSKKRYISRLFIFFHKHYILNFSILFIVAILVFRNIYINHNREIEKSLNYSITNYAPSLDNIIIAKEDYYTNTIIRQISSNKTSTNNIVLKSSSINDLEATLKNVLDNYNKNLQTSLNETIKSSNTVINFWFAFLSVIIIIFTLVGIIINNRIIKTSKKRINKFNREYNKKLNTMKKQVIEFKKLKKESENNLQINSLYNLANTAFDNKDYNTSISYYDKVLELNNSFAHAIYNRAIAYYYVNNHTKCAFELITLYNNNKSNEIKNLILKNIIELANNNIEIAILFCDNENIDYKSLQQKEEKQSLFERIKNIIS, from the coding sequence ATGAATAAAAAAAACAGAAGAAAAATAAATAATATAAAAAGAAGAAAAAAATATCATAAAAAGAATATAAAAAGTAATAAAATAAAAAACTTACAAGAAAGTATTACAAATAAAGCCAAAGAATATATAAACGAAGAAAATATACAAAAAATAAAAGATACAGCAGGAAAAGGATTTGAAAAGGCTAAAAATTTCACATCAGAAAATATAGATAAATTTCAAAAATATTTGGATGAACAAAATTTTAAAGGAAAGTTGCAAAACATGGCTAATGCTGGAATGGATAAAATAAAAGAGCATTCAAAAAAGAGATATATAAGCAGATTATTCATTTTTTTTCATAAGCATTATATACTTAATTTTTCTATTCTATTTATAGTCGCAATATTAGTATTCAGAAATATATACATCAATCATAATAGAGAAATAGAAAAAAGTTTGAATTATTCAATTACAAATTATGCTCCATCATTAGATAATATTATAATAGCAAAAGAAGATTATTATACTAACACTATAATAAGACAAATATCAAGCAATAAAACATCTACTAATAATATAGTACTAAAAAGCTCTTCTATTAATGACTTAGAAGCAACATTAAAAAATGTACTCGATAATTATAATAAAAATCTTCAAACTTCATTAAATGAAACTATAAAATCATCTAATACTGTTATAAATTTTTGGTTTGCTTTTTTATCTGTAATAATAATAATATTTACTCTTGTAGGAATAATAATAAATAATAGAATAATAAAAACTTCCAAAAAAAGAATCAATAAATTTAATAGAGAATACAATAAAAAATTAAATACAATGAAAAAACAAGTAATAGAGTTTAAAAAACTAAAAAAAGAAAGTGAAAACAATTTACAGATAAATAGTCTTTATAATTTAGCAAATACTGCATTCGATAATAAAGATTATAACACTTCTATATCTTATTATGATAAAGTTTTAGAATTAAATAATAGTTTTGCACATGCAATATATAACAGAGCAATAGCTTATTATTATGTTAACAATCATACTAAATGTGCATTTGAACTTATAACATTATACAATAATAATAAATCAAATGAGATAAAGAATTTAATACTAAAAAACATTATAGAACTTGCCAATAATAATATAGAAATTGCTATTCTATTCTGCGATAATGAAAATATAGATTATAAATCATTACAGCAGAAAGAAGAAAAGCAATCATTATTTGAAAGGATTAAAAATATTATATCCTAA
- a CDS encoding N-glycosylase/DNA lyase codes for MDKEYAKHLMGIYKDKVLHERMKRRLEYFERVFKRDNDKRLFAELAFCICTPQTKARSGAAAIIDLYNNNLLFKGSAEKVANILIKHVRFHNMKAENIVLARKLYFPNEKFVLKDRINEALKNDTMVELRNELAKEVKGYGLKEASHFLRNIGFGQKIAILDRHIMRVMDKLSILPEGMTPKTSLTKNNYLQCESNLVEYSKSEKIPMEYLDFVFWYDATNDIFK; via the coding sequence ATGGATAAGGAATACGCTAAACATTTGATGGGAATATACAAGGATAAAGTACTTCATGAGAGAATGAAAAGAAGACTTGAATATTTTGAAAGAGTTTTTAAAAGGGATAATGATAAAAGATTATTTGCTGAATTGGCATTCTGTATATGTACGCCTCAAACAAAGGCTAGAAGCGGTGCTGCTGCTATAATTGATTTATATAATAATAATCTGCTTTTTAAAGGAAGTGCTGAAAAAGTAGCTAATATATTAATAAAGCATGTAAGATTTCATAATATGAAAGCTGAAAATATAGTGCTTGCTAGAAAATTATATTTCCCAAATGAAAAGTTTGTATTAAAAGACAGAATTAATGAAGCTTTAAAAAATGATACTATGGTAGAATTAAGAAATGAACTTGCTAAAGAAGTTAAAGGCTACGGACTTAAAGAGGCTAGCCATTTTCTTAGAAATATAGGATTCGGACAAAAGATAGCTATACTTGACAGACATATAATGCGTGTAATGGATAAATTAAGCATTTTGCCTGAAGGTATGACTCCTAAAACAAGCCTTACAAAAAATAATTATCTTCAATGCGAATCTAATTTAGTGGAATATTCAAAAAGCGAAAAAATCCCTATGGAGTATTTAGATTTCGTATTTTGGTATGATGCCACTAATGATATTTTTAAATAA
- a CDS encoding metallophosphoesterase family protein: MAKLLISSDLHLSVQEKEYSLSVLDEIIEYAKDYDALMLLGDTFNTFEDLQELKDIFSKKMEDYQKDVYLLKGNHENLKAKGITLSKLKFPENVIVIEDISFFNIDNLDIIALPYSEKYIIDNDINKKIESLNADNRIVIAHGIVEGTLWAIEENEESASIPIDIIKKIDPNIAIVGHIHKQMEVNIENIEIIYTGSARVWRRTKSEMGIRRCLAIDSANNSIKKTFINIKNAGVYRVYESNIYNISNIEQKASEWDINDIIDINIYGIAEDENELDEKINNIKNKYSKYVRDFNIKTSDIFLLENAYNESIIKEFLSIADEYEFNSNNEEDLEIVELAKRIGIEKLYTALQNNKR; the protein is encoded by the coding sequence ATGGCTAAATTATTAATATCAAGCGACTTACATCTTAGCGTTCAGGAAAAAGAATATTCGCTTTCTGTGCTAGATGAGATAATAGAATATGCAAAAGATTATGATGCTTTAATGCTTCTTGGAGATACTTTCAATACATTTGAAGATTTGCAGGAATTAAAAGATATATTCTCAAAAAAAATGGAAGATTATCAAAAAGATGTGTACCTACTTAAAGGCAATCATGAAAACTTAAAGGCTAAAGGCATAACATTAAGTAAATTAAAATTTCCTGAAAATGTCATAGTGATAGAAGATATAAGTTTTTTTAATATTGACAACTTGGATATTATAGCATTGCCCTACAGTGAAAAATATATTATAGATAATGACATAAACAAAAAGATAGAAAGTTTAAATGCTGATAATAGAATAGTAATAGCTCATGGAATAGTTGAAGGTACATTATGGGCTATAGAGGAAAATGAAGAATCAGCAAGCATACCAATAGATATAATAAAAAAAATAGATCCTAACATTGCAATAGTAGGACATATACATAAACAAATGGAAGTTAATATTGAAAATATAGAAATAATATACACAGGTTCTGCAAGAGTTTGGAGAAGAACTAAATCAGAAATGGGTATAAGAAGATGTTTAGCTATTGACAGTGCCAATAATTCTATTAAAAAAACATTTATAAATATAAAAAATGCCGGAGTATATAGAGTATATGAAAGCAATATTTATAATATATCAAATATAGAACAAAAAGCATCAGAATGGGATATAAACGATATTATAGACATAAATATTTATGGAATAGCTGAAGATGAAAATGAACTTGATGAAAAGATAAATAATATAAAAAATAAATATTCAAAATATGTAAGGGACTTTAATATAAAAACTTCGGATATATTTTTACTCGAAAATGCCTATAATGAAAGCATTATAAAAGAGTTTTTATCTATAGCAGATGAATATGAGTTCAATAGTAATAATGAAGAAGATTTGGAAATAGTTGAACTTGCAAAAAGAATAGGCATAGAAAAACTATATACTGCATTACAAAATAATAAAAGATAA